From Aedes albopictus strain Foshan chromosome 1, AalbF5, whole genome shotgun sequence, one genomic window encodes:
- the LOC109414932 gene encoding putative helicase MOV-10 produces the protein MNSTAVTRISSSKAAFDKLAPAASKGESNAKDPPKAAPLKRKERPWKLRHVRTFTRDFKEVKHTPRYCYVCRAQCRDDEHFAKHLEAHGSEFRFLRQVEDYIVEEPLFQIRLDYRPDFAKTLVYVKNVSPHPVVLLNMAYLHLADGQLMTLFESEKRIPWGSFSTFSFSSCQLSELERNFALILVGMANPKTEILEQYNVQVTELCHFLGEQLVLKKPPIHCPALNHYPVPAVVQQLHKNDFSPKSKFPGAKELLEQLAEFKQEGLNPANYIQYLNVLNQIEDYDLQVEYTKYRIKEARLVPGISEKFYRLSIDQFQVAPTMLDEECNVKVIIPSEFEPRCFMGTIHKIHPDYMVIHMNAPPEPSPFYTVVFECNRLTFQMEYFALSLLAKTDLEKLLFPKPPVEKKIKFERFDWFSKNVATNTEQMSAVRNIVNRTAFPAPYILFGPPGTGKTSTLVEAVIQIWKLQPKANVLVAASSNFACDEFTKRLLEFIPATDVFRFLSKACEKNMLNMNEAVVDISNLASGTYATPSWHDIYNSRVVVATVTMCGRLAQAKIDPNHFSYIFIDEAGSTKEISALVPIAGIGTNGKEITASVVLSGDPKQLGPMIRHEFLRHTVQEVSMLERLMNHDIYLKNPATGQYNYLVITKLLNNFRSNKHMLQFSNYAFYDGDLLPCGPAFATDWAIGWSELPRKSFPLFFHAVRGQTEKDAHSSSLYNRQEADQIIAYIKIILSTEINGRTVGENDIGVISPYTKQVHHIKSLVKDNNWDQVEVGSTEQYQGREKPIILISTVRSGTSTVGFLNNEKRLNVAITRARALMIIVGNPDTLQRDIYWYSMLKYCVDNGAFKGCSFKLVPPFKQEATGNENKDW, from the exons ATGAATTCGACTGCGGTTACCAGAATTAGCAGTTCCAAAGCTGCATTTGATAAG CTGGCTCCAGCGGCTTCCAAAGGCGAATCGAACGCAAAAGACCCTCCAAAAGCAGCCCCACTGAAACGGAAGGAACGTCCGTGGAAGTTGCGCCACGTTCGAACGTTCACCCGGGACTTCAAGGAGGTGAAGCACACTCCGCGGTACTGTTACGTGTGCCGAGCGCAGTGCCGGGATGACGAGCATTTCGCCAAACACCTGGAAGCCCACGGGAGCGAGTTTCGATTCCTACGCCAGGTGGAGGACTACATAGTGGAGGAGCCGCTGTTCCAGATCCGTTTGGATTATCGGCCGGACTTTGCCAAGACGTTGGTGTATGTGAAGAACGTTTCGCCCCATCCGGTGGTTTTGCTGAACATGGCCTACCTTCACTTGGCCGACGGTCAGCTGATGACTTTGTTCGAAAGCGAGAAGCGCATCCCGTGGGGCTCGTTCTCGACGTTTTCATTCAGCAGCTGCCAGCTGTCGGAGCTGGAACGAAATTTTGCCCTGATTTTGGTTGGAATGGCCAACCCGAAGACGGAAATACTGGAGCAGTACAACGTGCAGGTTACGGAGCTGTGCCATTTCCTGGGCGAGCAACTGGTTCTGAAGAAGCCGCCGATCCATTGCCCAGCGTTGAATCACTATCCGGTTCCGGCGGTGGTTCAGCAGCTGCACAAGAACGACTTTTCGCCGAAATCGAAATTTCCCGGAGCAAAGGAATTGTTGGAGCAGTTGGCGGAATTTAAACAGGAAGGCTTGAATCCGGCAAACTACATCCAGTACTTGAATGTGCTGAACCAGATTGAAGATTACGATCTCCAGGTGGAATACACCAAGTACCGAATCAAGGAGGCAAGATTGGTGCccggaatttcggaaaaattctacCGTTTGTCG ATCGATCAATTCCAAGTGGCGCCCACCATGCTGGACGAGGAATGTAACGTCAAGGTGATCATTCCCAGTGAGTTCGAGCCTCGATGTTTCATGGGAACCATCCATAAGATACATCCGGATTATATGGTCATCCATATGAATGCCCCTCCGGAACCGTCGCCGTTTTATACGGTTGTCTTCGAATGCAATCGGTTGACGTTCCAGATGGAGTACTTCGCGTTATCGCTGCTAGCGAAGACCGACTTGGAGAAGTTGCTATTCCCCAAGCCACCGGTTGAGAAGAAGATTAAGTTCGAAAG ATTCGATTGGTTCAGCAAGAACGTCGCCACAAACACCGAGCAGATGTCCGCCGTCCGGAACATCGTCAATCGCACCGCCTTTCCGGCTCCGTACATTTTGTTCGGACCTCCCGGCACCGGCAAAACCTCGACGCTAGTGGAAGCGGTTATACAAATTTGGAAGCTTCAACCGAAAGCCAACGTTTTGGTGGCGGCATCGTCGAACTTTGCGTGCGATGAGTTCACCAAGCGACTGCTGGAGTTTATACCCGCTACGGATGTCTTCCGGTTTCTGTCCAAGGCGTGCGAGAAAAATATGCTGAACATGAACGAGGCAGTCGTTGACATTTCCAACTTGGCGTCTGGCACGTATGCCACACCTTCGTGGCACGATATCTACAACAGTCGAGTTGTAGTGGCCACGGTTACCATGTGCGGTCGACTAGCCCAAGCTAAGATCGATCCGAATCACTTCAGCTACATCTTTATCGACGAGGCGGGAAGCACCAAGGAGATATCCGCTTTAGTTCCAATCGCTGGAATTGGAACCAACGGAAAGGAAATCACGGCTAGCGTGGTGCTCTCTGGAGATCCGAAACAGCTGGGACCTATGATAAGGCACGAATTCCTCCGGCACACGGTCCAGGAAGTATCTATGTTGGAACGGCTCATGAACCACGACATATACTTGAAGAATCCGGCTACCGGTCAATACAATTACCTAGTTATCACGAAGTTGTTGAACAACTTCCGTTCGAATAAGCACATGTTGCAATTTTCCAACTACGCTTTCTACGATGGCGATTTGCTGCCATGTGGACCTGCCTTCGCTACCGACTGGGCCATCGGATGGTCGGAGTTGCCACGGAAAAGCTTTCCGTTATTCTTCCACGCGGTTCGTGGTCAAACGGAGAAAGATGCCCATTCAAGCAGTTTGTACAACCGCCAGGAGGCGGATCAAATTATAGCCTACATCAAAATCATTCTCTCGACGGAGATCAACGGCCGGACCGTTGGGGAGAACGACATTGGGGTCATTTCGCCGTATACCAAGCAGGTCCATCACATCAAAAGTCTGGTCAAGGACAACAACTGGGACCAAGTGGAAGTCGGATCGACGGAGCAGTACCAAGGCCGTGAGAAGCCCATTATACTCATTTCAACGGTAAGATCCGGAACGTCCACCGTTGGTTTCCTGAACAACGAGAAGCGGTTGAATGTGGCCATTACTCGAGCGCGGGCGCTGATGATCATCGTTGGCAATCCGGATACGTTGCAACGGGATATTTATTGGTACTCGATGCTGAAATATTGCGTCGATAACGGAGCGTTCAAGGGGTGTTCGTTCAAGCTGGTACCGCCGTTTAAGCAGGAAGCTACTGGCAATGAAAACAAAGATTGGTAG
- the LOC134286088 gene encoding uncharacterized protein K02A2.6-like, whose protein sequence is MQLKRSTKKAYLATLGGPVVYSELKLLYPNTDLNTIAYRDMISKLKARFDKVAPDIIQRLNFNNRMQQKDESVEDFVLAVKLQAEFCTFGDYKSIAIRDRVIAGIRDKALQQRLLNEENLTLATAEKIIATWEVAGANSKGLADNNVGERIATIASDNKLDDKRLSKLEQLLATMRLARAENVDPGEGHSRGPVKSRLGYRQDTPRRQASYNERSGPYNPRMRGDWRGNRDKQKGHYADLICDFCGIKGHIKRKCFKLKNMKRDAVNFVDQQNPEPSRDDGWEELFNKLKADDSESEDDWDAGDFECMNVTSSKNNPCLIDVVVDGKNLQMEVDCGASVSVIGKNQFLDIFNKPLVQCERKLVVVNGDRLKIEGEANVLVEFRGTVKNLKILVLNSDYKFIPLMGRTWLDIFFPEWRNFFTNIGSINSLLMDKAETTVNEIKQTFSNVFIKDFTQPIRGYEAELVLKSDVPIFKKAYTVPYRLRDKVLDYLNKLEEQNVITPVQTSEWASPVVIVTKKNNDIRLVIDCKVSINKVIIPNTYPPE, encoded by the coding sequence ATGCAGTTAAAGAGGAGCACAAAAAAAGCATATTTAGCCACTTTAGGTGGTCCTGTTGTGTATTCTGAATTAAAATTACTATACCCTAATACCGATTTGAATACTATTGCATACAGGGATATGATTTCAAAACTAAAGGCAAGATTTGACAAAGTGGCGCCTGATATTATTCAGCGTCTGAATTTTAATAACCGTATGCAACAGAAGGACGAATCGGTCGAGGATTTTGTCCTTGCTGTAAAATTGCAAGCTGAATTTTGCACTTTTGGTGATTATAAATCTATAGCCATCAGAGACCGGGTAATTGCTGGTATAAGGGACAAGGCCCTCCAGCAGCGGCTCCTTAATGAGGAAAATTTGACACTAGCAACAGCAGAAAAAATCATTGCCACTTGGGAGGTGGCAGGAGCGAACTCCAAAGGTTTGGCCGACAATAATGTTGGGGAAAGGATTGCTACTATAGCATCTGATAATAAACTTGACGACAAGAGGCTCAGTAAATTAGAGCAATTACTTGCAACAATGAGGTTGGCTAGGGCGGAAAATGTAGATCCTGGGGAGGGTCACAGTAGGGGACCGGTGAAGTCGAGGTTAGGCTATAGACAGGATACCCCACGAAGACAAGCGAGCTACAACGAACGGTCAGGACCATACAACCCCAGGATGCGAGGGGACTGGAGAGGCAACCGAGACAAGCAAAAAGGACATTATGCGGATTTGATTTGTGACTTTTGTGGAATCAAAGGTCACATTAAGCGCAAATGCTTCAAGCTAAAGAACATGAAAAGGGATGCAGTGAACTTCGTGGACCAGCAGAATCCGGAACCCAGTAGGGACGATGGCTGGGAGGAGCTGTTCAATAAGCTGAAAGCAGACGATTCTGAGAGTGAGGATGATTGGGATGCAGGTGATTTTGAATGTATGAATGTGACGTCTTCCAAAAATAACCCTTGCTTAATAGATGTTGTTGTGGATGGCAAAAATTTGCAAATGGAGGTAGATTGTGGTGCCTCAGTGTCAGTAATAGGCAAAAATCAATTCTTGGATATATTTAACAAACCGCTTGTACAATGTGAAAGGAAACTGGTTGTGGTAAACGGGGACAGACTCAAGATTGAGGGAGAGGCTAATGTCTTGGTGGAATTTCGAGGAACGGTTAAAAATTTAAAGATTTTGGTGCTAAATAGCGATTATAAATTTATTCCGCTAATGGGAAGAACATGGTTGGATATTTTCTTTCCGGAATGGAGAAACTTTTTCACTAATATTGGAAGCATTAATAGCTTATTGATGGACAAGGCTGAGACAACGGTCAATGAGATTAAGCAAACCTTTTCAAACGTTTTCATCAAAGATTTTACACAGCCCATAAGAGGTTATGAGGCAGAGTTAGTGCTAAAAAGTGATGTACCAATCTTTAAAAAAGCTTATACAGTTCCCTATAGGTTGAGAGATAAAGTATTGGATTATTTAAATAAGCTTGAGGAACAAAATGTTATTACACCTGTTCAGACAAGTGAATGGGCCTCCCCTGTTGTGATTGTGACAAAAAAGAATAACGACATTCGTCTGGTAATCGATTGTAAGGTATCGATCAATAAGGTAATCATACCAAATACGTACCCTCCCGAATAG